In one Lycium barbarum isolate Lr01 chromosome 7, ASM1917538v2, whole genome shotgun sequence genomic region, the following are encoded:
- the LOC132603840 gene encoding probable glutathione peroxidase 8 isoform X2 gives MATQSVYHFTVKDAVGNDVDLSIYKGKVLLIVNVASKCGMTNSNYTELNQLYEKYKDQGLEILAFPCNQFGEEEPGTNDQILDFVCTRFKSDFPIFDKIEVNGENASPLYKFLKSGNWGIFSDDIQWNFAKFLVDNNGQVVDRYYPTTSPLTIERDMKRLLGIV, from the exons ATGGCCACCCAATCTGTTTATCACTTTACTGTAAAG GATGCAGTGGGAAATGATGTAGATCTTAGTATCTACAAAGGAAAAGTACTACTTATCGTGAATGTTGCTTCCAAGTG TGGGATGACTAACTCAAACTACACGGAACTCAACCAATTATATGAGAAGTACAAAGATCAAG GCCTAGAAATATTGGCATTTCCTTGCAACCAATTCGGTGAGGAAGAACCAGGGACCAACGATCAGATCTTAGACTTTGTTTGTACTCGTTTCAAGTCAGACTTTCCTATCTTTGACAAG ATTGAAGTGAATGGCGAAAATGCATCTCCGCTTTATAAATTCTTGAAATCAGGCAATTGGGGAATATTTAGTGATGATATTCAGTGGAATTTTGCTAAGTTCCTGGTTGATAACAATGGGCAGGTTGTTGATCGCTATTATCCTACCACATCTCCTCTGACTATTGAG AGGGATATGAAAAGGCTTCTTGGAATCGTATAA
- the LOC132603840 gene encoding probable glutathione peroxidase 8 isoform X3, with the protein MTNSNYTELNQLYEKYKDQVPPKEKKEGVVLAKNGPFDIFGLEILAFPCNQFGEEEPGTNDQILDFVCTRFKSDFPIFDKIEVNGENASPLYKFLKSGNWGIFSDDIQWNFAKFLVDNNGQVVDRYYPTTSPLTIERDMKRLLGIV; encoded by the exons ATGACTAACTCAAACTACACGGAACTCAACCAATTATATGAGAAGTACAAAGATCAAG TTCCTCCTAAAGAGAAGAAGGAAGGGGTGGTCCTTGCAAAGAATGGACCATTTGACATCTTTG GCCTAGAAATATTGGCATTTCCTTGCAACCAATTCGGTGAGGAAGAACCAGGGACCAACGATCAGATCTTAGACTTTGTTTGTACTCGTTTCAAGTCAGACTTTCCTATCTTTGACAAG ATTGAAGTGAATGGCGAAAATGCATCTCCGCTTTATAAATTCTTGAAATCAGGCAATTGGGGAATATTTAGTGATGATATTCAGTGGAATTTTGCTAAGTTCCTGGTTGATAACAATGGGCAGGTTGTTGATCGCTATTATCCTACCACATCTCCTCTGACTATTGAG AGGGATATGAAAAGGCTTCTTGGAATCGTATAA
- the LOC132603840 gene encoding probable glutathione peroxidase 8 isoform X1 produces MATQSVYHFTVKDAVGNDVDLSIYKGKVLLIVNVASKCGMTNSNYTELNQLYEKYKDQVPPKEKKEGVVLAKNGPFDIFGLEILAFPCNQFGEEEPGTNDQILDFVCTRFKSDFPIFDKIEVNGENASPLYKFLKSGNWGIFSDDIQWNFAKFLVDNNGQVVDRYYPTTSPLTIERDMKRLLGIV; encoded by the exons ATGGCCACCCAATCTGTTTATCACTTTACTGTAAAG GATGCAGTGGGAAATGATGTAGATCTTAGTATCTACAAAGGAAAAGTACTACTTATCGTGAATGTTGCTTCCAAGTG TGGGATGACTAACTCAAACTACACGGAACTCAACCAATTATATGAGAAGTACAAAGATCAAG TTCCTCCTAAAGAGAAGAAGGAAGGGGTGGTCCTTGCAAAGAATGGACCATTTGACATCTTTG GCCTAGAAATATTGGCATTTCCTTGCAACCAATTCGGTGAGGAAGAACCAGGGACCAACGATCAGATCTTAGACTTTGTTTGTACTCGTTTCAAGTCAGACTTTCCTATCTTTGACAAG ATTGAAGTGAATGGCGAAAATGCATCTCCGCTTTATAAATTCTTGAAATCAGGCAATTGGGGAATATTTAGTGATGATATTCAGTGGAATTTTGCTAAGTTCCTGGTTGATAACAATGGGCAGGTTGTTGATCGCTATTATCCTACCACATCTCCTCTGACTATTGAG AGGGATATGAAAAGGCTTCTTGGAATCGTATAA